Genomic segment of Dactylococcopsis salina PCC 8305:
CTTCGTTAGCTTTCACATATTTTAATATATCCTGAATCTCTTCTTCAAGGGAATTTCCTCTTTCCCTAGCACGACGATTCAGCCATGCTTCTATTTCAGGTGGCAGATTATCAAGAGTTAGCTTTTTCATCGTTGATTCCTCTTTCTTTTTAATTCTTCATCATTATTTAATTAATATGACATCTCTAAGTATTATATAACTATTTATCTTGTTCCTGTGATGTTTGTAACCGTGATCCTGTTTTCTGTAAAGCCTGATGTTCATTCATATTTTCAACTAGCTGAGAAAGTTCTTTTTGTATCTGGCTGAGAGTTTCCTGTTTTAAGGATTCACTATTTTTAGAACTTTTATTCACCTCCGCTAATTTGATGTTGAGTTGTGTCGCTACGTTTCTAATCTCCACGACTTCTGAGGCGATTTTATCTTGATTTTTACTATCACCGACAATCGTTAAGAGTTTCATTAGATTATATTGTAGATTTGCCAAAATTTCCTGATTTGATTGGGCGTTTTCTTCGCTTTTCTGATTGCTTTTTACGATCTGTTGAGATTGTTCGTTGAGTTGTTTCGTTTGTTGCTGTAGGGTATCTAAACTAGAAACAGTTTTCTTGATGAAATTATGATCACTAATTGCTTTTAGTAACAGATATAAGGATTGTTGAATTTGATTGAGTTTCTCTTGATTGAGTTGACTAATTTCTTGGGATTGTTCATTTAATTTCCCTAGTTGTTCGCTAACTGTGTTTAGGTTTTGACTGCTACTTTCTGTCTGCGCGATCGAGCTTTTTAAGCCTTCAATTCCTTGTTCTAATTGACGAATCGTTTCTGTAAATTGGGTTTGAATTTTCTGTAAGTTCTCACTCGCTTCGAGAATGGTAAAATCAAACTTACTTTCTTCGATCGTATTGGCGACGGTTTCAAATTGACTCGCACTCTTCGTTAAACGATCGGTAAACGTATTTAAATTACTAGACAATTGTTCCGCTAAATCCGCAGCATGGAGATTGCTATTTGTTAACTCTTTAACGTTGGTTTTTAATCTTGCGGTTGACTCAGCAAAAGCGGTTTGAGTGGCGGCTAAACTGCTAGTTAAACGGTCTAAATTTTCTGCAAATTGACTGTTTTCAATTTGACTGGCGGCTGTCTCAAAAATTGTCGCTCCCTCTGTAATTTTATCACCTGCTTTTTGCACTTTCTCCACTTCCTTTTCTAAAGATTCTACAGCATATTGAAATTGAGTTGCGCCATGAGATAATGTTCCCGCCGTTTCCGTAAAACGTTCGTAAACTTGTCTCGCTAAATCAGTGGCTTCTTTGTTTCCTGCTGCGATTTTATCTGCAACTTTTCCTAAAGATGCTTCTACCGCTTCGGTAACATTTTGATGGAAACGGGTTAAAAAATCCTGCTGTTGGGATACCATTCGATCGACGGCGCGATCTAAGCGGGAATGACTAGGAATCTCTGGTAAATAAACATTATCGAGATAATCTTCTAGGGTGCTAAAAATCTCTAATTTTAATGCGGTTGTATTCCGATAAATGTTAGTTAAGGTGAGAATCGCACTACAAGCGATCGCCACTAAACTACTAATAAATGCAATTCCCATTCCTTGTAAAGGTTGCTGTAATTCATTGATTAAACTGTTAATATCTGTTCCATCTGCTTGATTGAGTGTGGTACTAATATTATTGAGGTTTAAGGTAATCCCAATAAATGTTCCTAATAACCCAAAAGTTAGGAGAAGATTGGGAAGCATTCGAGAAGCGCGATCGACGATTTCCCAAGAAATAGAAACCCCAATGATCTTTACCTTTTCTTGACGGAAAATGCCATCAATAATCGCAGTGGTATTAACCGTTTCCACTCTTTCGCTTGCGTATCGAAATCGTTGGCGAATTTTATCAATAATTCCTGCTGAAAAAATGTTTCGATCGCGCACTAATTTATTAACTTGTTTTTCGAGGTCTTTTAGTTTTCCATACAAGGCAAATCGTAGAATCACCCCAAATATAGTGGGAAAGATGATGAAAATTAGGATGAGAAAAAATAAGTAAGTGGGAATAAGCGAAAACAGGGAAGTTAACATAATAAACTATCTGAGGAATAATAATTAGATAGAATTCAATAAGGGAAGACGGCGGAGACGAATTCGATGTGGTTCAATAATTACAGCAGATCCTTCAATTAAATCCTGTTCACATTCTGTAATTGTATTGACTAACAAATTAGTTAAAGCCTCGGCCCGTAATCCTTCAATGCGAATGCGAATCACTGATGGATAAACTGCTTCTGTAAAAGCCAGTAAAGTATGAAAATCAGCATCAAGTGTTACGACCACATACCCATTTTCCCCTGCTTTCTCCAGAATTTCTCTATCCTGTGCTGAGGATAAACCAATTTCGCCCACATGAATCGTATCAATTCCTTTTGCGCTTAACAAAGTTGACGCAGAACGTGGTAATCCCTGATCAAGTAATAGTTTCATGATTTTTTGAAAGCGGAATAATTCGATCGTCCATACAAGTGGAAGCGTAAATTAGTGCTTGCTGAATATCCTCATCTTCTAATTCTGGAAATTCTTGGCGTAATTCTTCACGATCTGGATAGATCGCTAATAACTCAATAACTCGGCGAACAGTTAAGCGAAGATTGCGAATACAAGGTTGACCATTCATCCGAGTAGAATCGCTGGTAATACGGTCTAATTGTTGGTTGATCATTAAGTTTGTTATTTGATTCATTTGTCACCTCTTCCTTCCAATCCAGTTATTAAAGTCCTAATAACTTCCGTTTAGCAACTTCAAATTGTTCATCATTCAAATGACCTTTTTCTTTCATTTGAATTAACTTTTCTAATTCATCTAATCCTTGATTTTCCTCAACAATTTCTGCGTCTTCTACTGTTTCTGTTTGATCTTTCGAGACTGATTCTTTTTCCCCTTCGATGACTCGTGAGGTATTTTCAGACATTAGAAAGGCTTGTATTTCTCTTTCTATCCGCTTACGAAATCGTTCTAAAACCCCTTCTTGGGATGGGGTTTCTAGTGTTCCTTCAACTCCTAATAATGTCTCACGATAGGGATAATTGGGGTTGGTATCAGGAAGGTTATCTACAAACTGGACAAATTGTTGCAATTTAGGACGATAATTTTGTTCCCATTGTGATGGTTGTGTTTTCATGTTAGCAATGGTTTTCTCTAAAAGGTTTCCCAAAGTATTCGCCATGTCAGTTTGACGATACAGGGTTTCTAAGGCTTGTTCCCAAATTGGACTAAGAGAAACTTCTTTTTCATAACCTCGCATTTGATCATAATAGGTAAACTCTAATTCTCCTGTTTTTTTGTTTTCAGAAAGCAGTTGTAAGGCTAAAGCAGGGTAAAAAATATCTTGTAAATCTTCGAGGGTATTCGCATCAGGAGGAATGATATCAGTAAAGGTGGTTTTTGCATCGTTATGGAGAAATTCATTTGCAGATGAACTCGCTTTTAGGTAGTGTTTTCTCATCTGTTCTAACCCTTCAATTAATCGTAGAGAAAAGCCTGCATATTCGCTGACAAGAATGATTTCATCTTCTGCTTGTGTGGGTTTAATTTGCGAGTCTGGAATCGCTAAATCGTTATAAAGAATATCCTTAAATTGCTGAACTTCGATATCATCAGTGTCTTGAAAACCGATAATTTTTGCACTTTTAGCTGAGTCATCAACATAGTGCGGATCGGCTTTATTTAGCTTTAATAAGGGTTCGGCTTGTTGTAAAATTTGAGTTAAGCGAATGGAACGTTCTGATCCGCGATAGTTTTGTAAGAAACGTTTGATTACTGAGTTAACAACGGTTAAACTGCGACGACCAAAAAGTGCGTCAACTGCTTGATAAATAGATTGTTGTAAACTTTGTTCGTTGAGATAATCTTGTTCAATTAGATTGATTAAACATTTTTCTCCCCCTAAGTTTTCTGTGATTTTATCAGTGACTAAAACGAGACGCGATCGCGCTTCATTTGAAGGTAATAAAGTCTCACAACACTGTTGGATGTCTTCATCATTAAAAATTGCTTCCCCACTCATTTCGTCAAAGTTTAGCTGTTTTAATTCTGATTCTTCTTGTTGATAATCTCCTTTTAAACTTTCAACAGTTCGCGCTAAATTAGACACATCGCGCGATCGCGCTTGCACATATTCTTGTAAGGCTTTAACAATCTTCAATGCTTCTTGATTTAAAGCGAGTTCAAAGTTTTCTCGAATTAACTTACTAACTTTTTGGACAGCACTTTTCGCTTCTTCTTGAATTTTACTTCCTTTATTCCCAAACAGCTTAAATTTTTGTTCAATTTCTTCGATATCTTCTTTCGTATTTTCCCAGACTTTATCAACTTTTTCGCTACTATTAAACTGACTCTGATTTCTGATCTGTTCTTCTAAATTCTGTTGATAACTATTTAATTCTGTCAACAGCGCCGACAACCATTCTCGACTCACTCGCAAAGAAAAATGAGGATTACTGGGAGTTAGCAAACCCACTAAAAACTGATCAATATCTGCTTTCAAAGTTTCGGTTAATTTCGGTTGTGCTTGTTTGATGCGAGTGATCCATTCTCCTCTAACGCTTTCCGTTTCTCCAGGTTGCACTTTCCGAAATTCTTGCTTAAATTCTTTAGCAATTTGTTGATAGAGAGAAGCGCGATCGTCTGCTTTTTTGGTATTCTCGTTAATGGCTTTTTCTAACTTATTGCGCCAATTTTTCAAGCGATCAAAAAAGCTATATTTCCCATCACGACTCGCTTCGGCTAAACGGGAAGTAAAATTGTCTTTCTTTCCTAAATCTTCGTGCCAATTTGCCCCCATAATAAACTGTTCTAAAAGCTGATTCACATCAGGGTTTTGTCCTTCTCCATTTAACCAAAATTCCAGCAGATTTAAACTAATTCGGTTTAAGGCAATTTGAACAATTCGATCGCGCGGGAAATAAATTGCAGCCAAGCCAAAGGTTAAATAACGTTGTACATTAGGACGAGGATGATCATCACAATCAATGAGATGCGGAAGGAAATTATCTCGCATTCCCGCCATGACTGGGGCTAACTCACTAGAAAATTCTAAACCAATTTTATGTGCAATTACATTACATAATTTACGCTGTTCTAAGATGACATATTCGCCACTGGTTTGACTAGAAATCAGATAAGTATAATCAAAGGGCGATCGTTTTTCCTCTACCCAAACTAAGTTTTGTGGGTCATAAACCGCTTGAAATTGACTGCCAGGAGTGTTGTAATGATTTAACTCTTTTAACGCTGCATAAGTGTTCGCGCTATGCTTACTATTAGTACCATATAAGTCGGGACTAATTACTAAATAACCAAAAATTTGTGCGCCTTGATCGCCATAGTCTTTGCGTAGGCTATAAGCAGTATCTAATATCATCCCACTACCCGTTCCCCCACACAAAGAACCGACAATAAAAATGTTGAGTCCTTGTTCTAAATAAAGTCCTTTTTGTAATAATTTAGCTTCATGTCCTCTTGTTTTTCTTTCTGCTGTGTCTATGGCTTGTTTAATAGTAGAATAGTTATGAAAAAAGGCTAATCTTCCTACTGGACGAATCCCTTTTGCGCCATCTTCTACTGCTTTAACATTCTTCAATAATTGCGGTGGAAACCAACGACCAATATGATCATAAGGACTACTTCGATCAGACTTATTTCTCTGTTCTAATCCTTGCACAAAATTGGTCACTTCTTTACTACTCATCGTAGCGGAAACTTTCTCAGAATCCTTAAAACTTAAAGACACACCATGATAAGTATTTCCTGTGCGTAATCCTGAACTTTGAGAGGCACTTTTATCGGTGTCAATGTGAACAAAACTAACAAGAGGAAGTTCATTTAAATCGCCATATCGATCGATAATCAACCGCCGTAACTGCATTAAAACATTTTTTCCTGTTCCTCCTAAACCAATGCAAATTGTGCGTTTTACTCCTCTTAAGTTTCTATCTTGTGTGTACATCATTCATATCTCCTCTGATTGATTCAGTAATGTTCCCCCAGAATTGGGGGTTAGGGGGCGATTCCCCCAGAATTGGGGGTTAGGGGGCGATCCCCCAGATTTGGGGGTTAGGGGGCGATTCCCCCAGATTTGGGGGTTAGGGGGCGATTCCCCCAGATTTGGGGGTTAGGGGGCGATTCCCCCAGATTTTGGGGTTAGGGGGCGATTCCCCCAGATTTGGCGGTTATATCAGGTTTAGGTAATTGTTTATGATTGGTGTTGGGTTTCGTAAACTCCACCCAACCTACTTTTGATTAATTCTAATCACAAACTCAAAATCTTTACGGTGATTTTCAGGACAATTCAGGCGAATCCTATTTCCTGTCAGTTTCATCCGTTTTTCTACTTCTTTTTCTTTATAAAAAATTGGTGCTTCTAAGGTAGGAACAAGATAAAGTTGATTCCGTTTTCGTTCCAGATAGCCTCGCACTTCTTCCCCAGAACAAGGAATATAATCGATCGCGGAAGCATCTTCATCCCCAATCGCTAAACGTTGATTTCCTTTCAAGGTTTTAACTTGGTTTTCTTCTTCATCTTCCCCCTCAATTTCAATTGTTATCTGCCAAGGTTTCTGCCAATTATACCAAATTCCTAAAGCAACGATCGCGCTAATAATTAAGAGAATAATTCCTGTCGTTGGTAGCCACAATTGTTGGAGTAAATAACGGTTAACTAAACAGGTTTCTTTCCCACTGGGAGCGGGAGTACAAAATTCCTGAACTGTGGGCTTTATATCAACAATCGTTAATTGATATTGTTCGTTATTTTCCGTGGGAATATCCCGCGATCGAGCGTCAAGTGGTAACACTTCTAACCACTGTCTTCGCAATTGACTCTCATTAGAATTAGACTGTAAAAAAGGACTATCTGCTGGCGTTTCAATCCAATCTTTTCCTGTTTCAGTTGCTAACGGTGCATCCGTTAACCAGACAACAGCTTGTTCTCGAATCGATTGATTTTCAATTAAGCGACAGTAATTTTGTTGCGCTAAAAACCGATAAACAAACAATTCTGCATTTTGGATGTCGGTATTTCTTGCTTCTAAATCTGTCTGTAACGGTAACTGATTTAAAACGGTTTGAATGTCATCTTTGCTAGTAATTTCGATCGAGTCCGCAACTTGAATATTCCTCGCAAACGGAACAATATAAGCTGTATCTCCACGCTGTAAACTATCCCGAATAATTTGTTCAATGCGTAACCGTCCTTGATCATTCAAGCGCACGCTGCGAGTCACATCAACAGCAAAAATAACATCACGTCCTTTTCCCCATGCAGTTAACGCCAAAGCAAACTCCTGTAAAGGGTGAAGAGACTGGGAACTGGGAGTTACAACGGAAGAACAATTGGTCACAGCACAGTTATTTTAATCACATCTTCTGTTAGTGATAACGCAATTTTAAAAAAATGGATCAGGTTTTTATCAGCTTCTTAAAAAGATTGAAGACAAACGAGATTATTAACGAGAAGTTTAAGTTTTCTTAATTTGATTGATGTCGTGTGAATAACATAAGATAAGGGATTGATCGGAACTCCTTTTGATGAAATCAGCATCATTTAAACCTTTGTTCTCTGTCATAAGATAGAAATCTGAGAATTTTTTCGGGAATTATGAGAGGCTATGTTAACTTGTATAAAGCAATATTGCTCATTCATTAACGCAATCATCCTTATCATCAGAAATCAACCATGACTAAGACAACTTCAGCAGTTCAGGCGTTTATCGCCACTTATGACAGTGACCCTCTCCAGCAAGAAAATTTAGATCACGCGATCGAGGAAATCTTATGCAGTACCCCTTTTAGGCACTTATTACTGTCTCTCATTGACAGTGATGCGTTTTCCCAAGAATTAGGAGAAGAATTTGCCGAAGCTGGCGCGATCGAGGGGTTATCCGCTTGTCGCCAACTGCGAACCGGTCTTAACCACTCCTTGAGTCACTTCTTCGGTTTACTCGCACAACTGGTTTTAGGGTTTGATCAACTCGCGGGTTCTGAGTGGTACACCTTTTCTAACCGCATTCATCACTCTGAGATTGCAAAAATTAAACTGCTCGATCGCCTTCTGCGAAGTGCAGATGGTAAATTTTATGAAGAACTTTCCTCTCGTCTCGTAGAACGCGATCCCCATGCAGTTTATACCACCTCAAGCTATCGTAAAAGTCGTGGTTATGTAGTCAGTACAGACGATGATCAAACCGTAGAAGCGGTAATGAACGCCAGCACCTTTACCTCAATTAAAGTGCTAGAAAACTGTTTAGACCCACAGGAAACCGTGTTAAGAGATTTGTATGTCTCCCTCGGTCGCTGTGTCTGCTTAGTGGATCAGAACGTAGAACGCTACTATGGCGAACAAATTAACAACTATTTCGAGTATCACGAAATTAAACTCGATAAATTAGTTTATCGGGCGATGGAAGTAGATAAAGGCATCTATACCGTTGAACGGATGCTTGGAGATTTCAAACGGTTGGGAGTCTCTCGTAACGAACCCGTTTTAATTGTTGGCGGTGGGGTTCTCACCGATACGGGTGGCTTGGCTTGCGCCTTATATCACCGCAACACCCCTTATGTGATGCTTTCCACTTCCATTGTTGCGGGAATTGATGCCGGCCCTTCCCCACGTACCTGTTGCGATGGCTTTGGCTATAAAAATCTTTTCGGCGCTTATCATGCTCCTGTATTATCGATCACCGATCGGTCTTTCTTCCGCACGTTAGAAGAAGGTTGGCTGAGACACGGTATCGCTGAGATCATTAAAATGGCAGTGGTGAAAGATGAGGAACTTTTCCGCTTCCTTGAACAAGCAGGAGAAGACTTAATCACCACTCGTTTTGGAACATTAGACTGTGATAGCCATGATCACATCAGTGTTCTGTCTCAAAAAATTCTCGGCGCAGCGATGCGGAGTTATGTAGAAGCAGAATACGATAACCTCTATGAAACCCATCAATGTCGTCCTCATGCTTATGGACATACTTGGTCGCCAGGGTTTGAAATCGAAGCAGGATTACTACACGGACACGCCGTAGCAACGGGAATGGGTTTCGGTGCTTATCTCAGCTATCGTAACAACTGGATTAAAGAAAGCGACTTCCACCGCATTCTCAAGCTGATTAGTTCCTTTGGGTTAAGTCTGTGGCATGATGTGTTACTGAATAAAGATACCCTTTGGGCAGCGCAAGAGAAAATGGTACAAAAGCGTGGTGGTAATTTAGCCGCACCAATGCCAAAAGGAACAATTGGTCAATGTGGCTATTTAAACCAACTCACCCGTGAACAACTCAACCAAGCCATTGAAGAATATCAAGCCATCTGTGCTGATTATCCTCGCAACGGCTGGGGAATTGATCCACATTGCCATGATGTCGGTTTAGAAAATCCTTCAACCGTTGGCACTCACCTTCCTGCTACACCCGAAGATGAGGAACTCCTTTCTCCCGTCTAATACCAGGTTCACTCAATCAATGATCAAAAGTGGGTTGGGTAGAGACGTTCCATGGAACGTCTCCACGGGAAACCCAACACCAATCATGTAGGTTGGGTGGAGTTTACGAAACCCAACACCAATCAGTGACCAGTTACCAGTGACCAGTTACCAGTTACCAGTTGTGCTTAATCTAATCAATTACTTAGTAGCTTACAATCTGTTACGAATTAATTGCTTACTATTCACTGCTTACTGATCACTGATCACTGGTCACTGCAATGGGTGGAGAAGACGAAACCCAACACAAATTATAGGCAATTACCTAAAAAATAAGGTGGGCAAGGCAAACCCTACGAGGATTATGCGCTGAAATAACGGGCGATCGCGCCTCTGAAAACAGCGATGTGGTCAAGCCATAGACATAAGACAAAGGACAAAAACGTGGGTTGGGTAGAGACGTTCCATGGAAAGCCTCCACACGAAACCCAACATCAAATATAACAGCCTCGAAGAAGTGCCATAGCGCGTCTCTAAAGGCTGATCAAAATAAGGCATCATGGAGGATGAGAAAAATTAATGAAGGAATTCTTTATTTAAGCGTTTTATGAAAATTGTCTGTAGCCAAAGTGACCTAAAAACCAACCTGTCTCTTG
This window contains:
- a CDS encoding FitA-like ribbon-helix-helix domain-containing protein, which codes for MKKLTLDNLPPEIEAWLNRRARERGNSLEEEIQDILKYVKANEEKNIGNLASNIQDLFVPLGGVDLPEIPREAIRDLPSFEEE
- a CDS encoding YhgE/Pip domain-containing protein; this encodes MLTSLFSLIPTYLFFLILIFIIFPTIFGVILRFALYGKLKDLEKQVNKLVRDRNIFSAGIIDKIRQRFRYASERVETVNTTAIIDGIFRQEKVKIIGVSISWEIVDRASRMLPNLLLTFGLLGTFIGITLNLNNISTTLNQADGTDINSLINELQQPLQGMGIAFISSLVAIACSAILTLTNIYRNTTALKLEIFSTLEDYLDNVYLPEIPSHSRLDRAVDRMVSQQQDFLTRFHQNVTEAVEASLGKVADKIAAGNKEATDLARQVYERFTETAGTLSHGATQFQYAVESLEKEVEKVQKAGDKITEGATIFETAASQIENSQFAENLDRLTSSLAATQTAFAESTARLKTNVKELTNSNLHAADLAEQLSSNLNTFTDRLTKSASQFETVANTIEESKFDFTILEASENLQKIQTQFTETIRQLEQGIEGLKSSIAQTESSSQNLNTVSEQLGKLNEQSQEISQLNQEKLNQIQQSLYLLLKAISDHNFIKKTVSSLDTLQQQTKQLNEQSQQIVKSNQKSEENAQSNQEILANLQYNLMKLLTIVGDSKNQDKIASEVVEIRNVATQLNIKLAEVNKSSKNSESLKQETLSQIQKELSQLVENMNEHQALQKTGSRLQTSQEQDK
- a CDS encoding DUF5615 family PIN-like protein, producing the protein MKLLLDQGLPRSASTLLSAKGIDTIHVGEIGLSSAQDREILEKAGENGYVVVTLDADFHTLLAFTEAVYPSVIRIRIEGLRAEALTNLLVNTITECEQDLIEGSAVIIEPHRIRLRRLPLLNSI
- a CDS encoding DUF433 domain-containing protein, producing MNQITNLMINQQLDRITSDSTRMNGQPCIRNLRLTVRRVIELLAIYPDREELRQEFPELEDEDIQQALIYASTCMDDRIIPLSKNHETIT
- a CDS encoding tubulin-like doman-containing protein, whose translation is MYTQDRNLRGVKRTICIGLGGTGKNVLMQLRRLIIDRYGDLNELPLVSFVHIDTDKSASQSSGLRTGNTYHGVSLSFKDSEKVSATMSSKEVTNFVQGLEQRNKSDRSSPYDHIGRWFPPQLLKNVKAVEDGAKGIRPVGRLAFFHNYSTIKQAIDTAERKTRGHEAKLLQKGLYLEQGLNIFIVGSLCGGTGSGMILDTAYSLRKDYGDQGAQIFGYLVISPDLYGTNSKHSANTYAALKELNHYNTPGSQFQAVYDPQNLVWVEEKRSPFDYTYLISSQTSGEYVILEQRKLCNVIAHKIGLEFSSELAPVMAGMRDNFLPHLIDCDDHPRPNVQRYLTFGLAAIYFPRDRIVQIALNRISLNLLEFWLNGEGQNPDVNQLLEQFIMGANWHEDLGKKDNFTSRLAEASRDGKYSFFDRLKNWRNKLEKAINENTKKADDRASLYQQIAKEFKQEFRKVQPGETESVRGEWITRIKQAQPKLTETLKADIDQFLVGLLTPSNPHFSLRVSREWLSALLTELNSYQQNLEEQIRNQSQFNSSEKVDKVWENTKEDIEEIEQKFKLFGNKGSKIQEEAKSAVQKVSKLIRENFELALNQEALKIVKALQEYVQARSRDVSNLARTVESLKGDYQQEESELKQLNFDEMSGEAIFNDEDIQQCCETLLPSNEARSRLVLVTDKITENLGGEKCLINLIEQDYLNEQSLQQSIYQAVDALFGRRSLTVVNSVIKRFLQNYRGSERSIRLTQILQQAEPLLKLNKADPHYVDDSAKSAKIIGFQDTDDIEVQQFKDILYNDLAIPDSQIKPTQAEDEIILVSEYAGFSLRLIEGLEQMRKHYLKASSSANEFLHNDAKTTFTDIIPPDANTLEDLQDIFYPALALQLLSENKKTGELEFTYYDQMRGYEKEVSLSPIWEQALETLYRQTDMANTLGNLLEKTIANMKTQPSQWEQNYRPKLQQFVQFVDNLPDTNPNYPYRETLLGVEGTLETPSQEGVLERFRKRIEREIQAFLMSENTSRVIEGEKESVSKDQTETVEDAEIVEENQGLDELEKLIQMKEKGHLNDEQFEVAKRKLLGL
- a CDS encoding vWA domain-containing protein, which codes for MTNCSSVVTPSSQSLHPLQEFALALTAWGKGRDVIFAVDVTRSVRLNDQGRLRIEQIIRDSLQRGDTAYIVPFARNIQVADSIEITSKDDIQTVLNQLPLQTDLEARNTDIQNAELFVYRFLAQQNYCRLIENQSIREQAVVWLTDAPLATETGKDWIETPADSPFLQSNSNESQLRRQWLEVLPLDARSRDIPTENNEQYQLTIVDIKPTVQEFCTPAPSGKETCLVNRYLLQQLWLPTTGIILLIISAIVALGIWYNWQKPWQITIEIEGEDEEENQVKTLKGNQRLAIGDEDASAIDYIPCSGEEVRGYLERKRNQLYLVPTLEAPIFYKEKEVEKRMKLTGNRIRLNCPENHRKDFEFVIRINQK
- a CDS encoding sedoheptulose 7-phosphate cyclase, translated to MTKTTSAVQAFIATYDSDPLQQENLDHAIEEILCSTPFRHLLLSLIDSDAFSQELGEEFAEAGAIEGLSACRQLRTGLNHSLSHFFGLLAQLVLGFDQLAGSEWYTFSNRIHHSEIAKIKLLDRLLRSADGKFYEELSSRLVERDPHAVYTTSSYRKSRGYVVSTDDDQTVEAVMNASTFTSIKVLENCLDPQETVLRDLYVSLGRCVCLVDQNVERYYGEQINNYFEYHEIKLDKLVYRAMEVDKGIYTVERMLGDFKRLGVSRNEPVLIVGGGVLTDTGGLACALYHRNTPYVMLSTSIVAGIDAGPSPRTCCDGFGYKNLFGAYHAPVLSITDRSFFRTLEEGWLRHGIAEIIKMAVVKDEELFRFLEQAGEDLITTRFGTLDCDSHDHISVLSQKILGAAMRSYVEAEYDNLYETHQCRPHAYGHTWSPGFEIEAGLLHGHAVATGMGFGAYLSYRNNWIKESDFHRILKLISSFGLSLWHDVLLNKDTLWAAQEKMVQKRGGNLAAPMPKGTIGQCGYLNQLTREQLNQAIEEYQAICADYPRNGWGIDPHCHDVGLENPSTVGTHLPATPEDEELLSPV